From a region of the Calonectris borealis chromosome 2, bCalBor7.hap1.2, whole genome shotgun sequence genome:
- the TRDMT1 gene encoding tRNA (cytosine(38)-C(5))-methyltransferase isoform X10, with protein MAPLRVLELYSGIGGMHQALKESCTSAEVVVAVDVNTLANEVYKHNFPSTPLWAKTIEGITLKEFDRLSFDMILMSPPCQPFTRIGLQGDVSDPRTKSFLYILDILPRLQKLPKYLLLENVKGFECSSARNELLRTLETCGFKYQEFLLSPTCLGIPNSRLRYFLIAKLHQEPFSFQAPGQILTRFPDQDLEDLLKDKVTDKVGEVSSSLSAEEKNPDPNIGPDCRSKKSLPKGAFLFKLETVEEIERKHGQNNDSSIQMLKDFLEEENEEMSQYFLPPKSLLRYAFLLDIVKPTCRRSTCFTKGYGHYVEGTGSVLQTAVDVQLESVFKRIEELPEEEKLMKLSTLKLRYFTPREIANLHGFPLEFGFPDKITIKQCYRLLGNSLNVHVVAKLISILLG; from the exons ATGGCGCCGCTGCGGGTGCTGGAGCTCTACAGTGGCATCGGGGGGATGCACCAGGCCCTGAAAG aaagctGCACATCTGCAGAagttgttgttgctgttgatgTGAACACTCTTGCCAATGAAGTTTATAAGCACAACTTTCCCAGCACGCCATTATGGGCAAAGACAATTGAG gGCATAACACTGAAAGAATTTGACAGATTATCTTTTGATATGATTTTGATGAGTCCTCCCTGTCAGCCATTTACAAG AATTGGCCTGCAAGGTGATGTATCTGATCCACGGACAAAGAGCTTTCTCTATATCCTTGATATTCTTCCAAG GCTCCAGAAGCTTCCAAAATACCTACTTTTAGAAAATGTTAAAGGATTTGAATGCTCTTCTGCGAG AAATGAACTTTTGCGAACACTAGAAACATGTGGATTTAAATATCAAGAATTTCTCTTGTCTCCAACCTGT CTTGGCATTCCCAATTCTAGGCTGCGATATTTTCTAATTGCAAAGCTTCACCAAGAACCATTTTCCTTTCAAGCTCCTGGTCAG ATATTGACAAGATTCCCAGATCAGGATCTAGAAGACTTACTCAAGGACAAAGTCACTGACAAAGTGGGTGAAGTTAGTTCTTCCTTATCTGCTGAAGAGAAGAATCCGGATCCAAACATTGGTCCTGATTGCAGAAGCAAGAAGAGTTTACCAAAAGGGGCCTTTCTTTTTAAGCTTGAAACAGTAGAAGAAATTGAAAGGAAACATGGTCAGAACAATGATTCCTCTATTCAAATGCTAAAAGATTTCttggaagaggaaaatgaagaaatgagtCAGTATTTCTTACCACCAAAGTCCTTACTGCGCTATGCTTTCTTGTTAGACATTGTTAAGCCCACCTGCCGGAGATCCACATGCTTTACAAAAGG GTATGGACACTATGTAGAAGGGACAGGCTCAGTTCTGCAGACAGCAGTAGATGTACAG CTTGAATCAGTGTTTAAACGCATTGAGGAGTTACCAGAAGAAGAGAAGCTTATGAAATTGTCAACACTAAAACTGAGGTACTTTACCCCAAGAGAAATAGCAAATCTTCATGGATTCCCTCTGGAATTTG GCTTTCCTGACAAAATAACAATAAAGCAATGCTACCGTCTTCTGGGAAACAGCCTCAATGTACATGTAGTGGCAAAATTGATCTCCATTCTACTTGGATAA
- the TRDMT1 gene encoding tRNA (cytosine(38)-C(5))-methyltransferase isoform X8, whose product MKFISTTFPARHYGQRQLRIGLQGDVSDPRTKSFLYILDILPRLQKLPKYLLLENVKGFECSSARNELLRTLETCGFKYQEFLLSPTCAYGFCLQLGIPNSRLRYFLIAKLHQEPFSFQAPGQILTRFPDQDLEDLLKDKVTDKVGEVSSSLSAEEKNPDPNIGPDCRSKKSLPKGAFLFKLETVEEIERKHGQNNDSSIQMLKDFLEEENEEMSQYFLPPKSLLRYAFLLDIVKPTCRRSTCFTKGYGHYVEGTGSVLQTAVDVQLESVFKRIEELPEEEKLMKLSTLKLRYFTPREIANLHGFPLEFGFPDKITIKQCYRLLGNSLNVHVVAKLISILLG is encoded by the exons ATGAAGTTTATAAGCACAACTTTCCCAGCACGCCATTATGGGCAAAGACAATTGAG AATTGGCCTGCAAGGTGATGTATCTGATCCACGGACAAAGAGCTTTCTCTATATCCTTGATATTCTTCCAAG GCTCCAGAAGCTTCCAAAATACCTACTTTTAGAAAATGTTAAAGGATTTGAATGCTCTTCTGCGAG AAATGAACTTTTGCGAACACTAGAAACATGTGGATTTAAATATCAAGAATTTCTCTTGTCTCCAACCTGT GCTTACGGATTTTGCTTACAGCTTGGCATTCCCAATTCTAGGCTGCGATATTTTCTAATTGCAAAGCTTCACCAAGAACCATTTTCCTTTCAAGCTCCTGGTCAG ATATTGACAAGATTCCCAGATCAGGATCTAGAAGACTTACTCAAGGACAAAGTCACTGACAAAGTGGGTGAAGTTAGTTCTTCCTTATCTGCTGAAGAGAAGAATCCGGATCCAAACATTGGTCCTGATTGCAGAAGCAAGAAGAGTTTACCAAAAGGGGCCTTTCTTTTTAAGCTTGAAACAGTAGAAGAAATTGAAAGGAAACATGGTCAGAACAATGATTCCTCTATTCAAATGCTAAAAGATTTCttggaagaggaaaatgaagaaatgagtCAGTATTTCTTACCACCAAAGTCCTTACTGCGCTATGCTTTCTTGTTAGACATTGTTAAGCCCACCTGCCGGAGATCCACATGCTTTACAAAAGG GTATGGACACTATGTAGAAGGGACAGGCTCAGTTCTGCAGACAGCAGTAGATGTACAG CTTGAATCAGTGTTTAAACGCATTGAGGAGTTACCAGAAGAAGAGAAGCTTATGAAATTGTCAACACTAAAACTGAGGTACTTTACCCCAAGAGAAATAGCAAATCTTCATGGATTCCCTCTGGAATTTG GCTTTCCTGACAAAATAACAATAAAGCAATGCTACCGTCTTCTGGGAAACAGCCTCAATGTACATGTAGTGGCAAAATTGATCTCCATTCTACTTGGATAA
- the TRDMT1 gene encoding tRNA (cytosine(38)-C(5))-methyltransferase isoform X5 yields the protein MAPLRVLELYSGIGGMHQALKESCTSAEVVVAVDVNTLANEVYKHNFPSTPLWAKTIEGITLKEFDRLSFDMILMSPPCQPFTRIGLQGDVSDPRTKSFLYILDILPRLQKLPKYLLLENVKGFECSSARNELLRTLETCGFKYQEFLLSPTCILTRFPDQDLEDLLKDKVTDKVGEVSSSLSAEEKNPDPNIGPDCRSKKSLPKGAFLFKLETVEEIERKHGQNNDSSIQMLKDFLEEENEEMSQYFLPPKSLLRYAFLLDIVKPTCRRSTCFTKGYGHYVEGTGSVLQTAVDVQLESVFKRIEELPEEEKLMKLSTLKLRYFTPREIANLHGFPLEFGFPDKITIKQCYRLLGNSLNVHVVAKLISILLG from the exons ATGGCGCCGCTGCGGGTGCTGGAGCTCTACAGTGGCATCGGGGGGATGCACCAGGCCCTGAAAG aaagctGCACATCTGCAGAagttgttgttgctgttgatgTGAACACTCTTGCCAATGAAGTTTATAAGCACAACTTTCCCAGCACGCCATTATGGGCAAAGACAATTGAG gGCATAACACTGAAAGAATTTGACAGATTATCTTTTGATATGATTTTGATGAGTCCTCCCTGTCAGCCATTTACAAG AATTGGCCTGCAAGGTGATGTATCTGATCCACGGACAAAGAGCTTTCTCTATATCCTTGATATTCTTCCAAG GCTCCAGAAGCTTCCAAAATACCTACTTTTAGAAAATGTTAAAGGATTTGAATGCTCTTCTGCGAG AAATGAACTTTTGCGAACACTAGAAACATGTGGATTTAAATATCAAGAATTTCTCTTGTCTCCAACCTGT ATATTGACAAGATTCCCAGATCAGGATCTAGAAGACTTACTCAAGGACAAAGTCACTGACAAAGTGGGTGAAGTTAGTTCTTCCTTATCTGCTGAAGAGAAGAATCCGGATCCAAACATTGGTCCTGATTGCAGAAGCAAGAAGAGTTTACCAAAAGGGGCCTTTCTTTTTAAGCTTGAAACAGTAGAAGAAATTGAAAGGAAACATGGTCAGAACAATGATTCCTCTATTCAAATGCTAAAAGATTTCttggaagaggaaaatgaagaaatgagtCAGTATTTCTTACCACCAAAGTCCTTACTGCGCTATGCTTTCTTGTTAGACATTGTTAAGCCCACCTGCCGGAGATCCACATGCTTTACAAAAGG GTATGGACACTATGTAGAAGGGACAGGCTCAGTTCTGCAGACAGCAGTAGATGTACAG CTTGAATCAGTGTTTAAACGCATTGAGGAGTTACCAGAAGAAGAGAAGCTTATGAAATTGTCAACACTAAAACTGAGGTACTTTACCCCAAGAGAAATAGCAAATCTTCATGGATTCCCTCTGGAATTTG GCTTTCCTGACAAAATAACAATAAAGCAATGCTACCGTCTTCTGGGAAACAGCCTCAATGTACATGTAGTGGCAAAATTGATCTCCATTCTACTTGGATAA
- the TRDMT1 gene encoding tRNA (cytosine(38)-C(5))-methyltransferase isoform X1, producing MAPLRVLELYSGIGGMHQALKESCTSAEVVVAVDVNTLANEVYKHNFPSTPLWAKTIEGITLKEFDRLSFDMILMSPPCQPFTRIGLQGDVSDPRTKSFLYILDILPRLQKLPKYLLLENVKGFECSSARNELLRTLETCGFKYQEFLLSPTCAYGFCLQLGIPNSRLRYFLIAKLHQEPFSFQAPGQILTRFPDQDLEDLLKDKVTDKVGEVSSSLSAEEKNPDPNIGPDCRSKKSLPKGAFLFKLETVEEIERKHGQNNDSSIQMLKDFLEEENEEMSQYFLPPKSLLRYAFLLDIVKPTCRRSTCFTKGYGHYVEGTGSVLQTAVDVQLESVFKRIEELPEEEKLMKLSTLKLRYFTPREIANLHGFPLEFGFPDKITIKQCYRLLGNSLNVHVVAKLISILLG from the exons ATGGCGCCGCTGCGGGTGCTGGAGCTCTACAGTGGCATCGGGGGGATGCACCAGGCCCTGAAAG aaagctGCACATCTGCAGAagttgttgttgctgttgatgTGAACACTCTTGCCAATGAAGTTTATAAGCACAACTTTCCCAGCACGCCATTATGGGCAAAGACAATTGAG gGCATAACACTGAAAGAATTTGACAGATTATCTTTTGATATGATTTTGATGAGTCCTCCCTGTCAGCCATTTACAAG AATTGGCCTGCAAGGTGATGTATCTGATCCACGGACAAAGAGCTTTCTCTATATCCTTGATATTCTTCCAAG GCTCCAGAAGCTTCCAAAATACCTACTTTTAGAAAATGTTAAAGGATTTGAATGCTCTTCTGCGAG AAATGAACTTTTGCGAACACTAGAAACATGTGGATTTAAATATCAAGAATTTCTCTTGTCTCCAACCTGT GCTTACGGATTTTGCTTACAGCTTGGCATTCCCAATTCTAGGCTGCGATATTTTCTAATTGCAAAGCTTCACCAAGAACCATTTTCCTTTCAAGCTCCTGGTCAG ATATTGACAAGATTCCCAGATCAGGATCTAGAAGACTTACTCAAGGACAAAGTCACTGACAAAGTGGGTGAAGTTAGTTCTTCCTTATCTGCTGAAGAGAAGAATCCGGATCCAAACATTGGTCCTGATTGCAGAAGCAAGAAGAGTTTACCAAAAGGGGCCTTTCTTTTTAAGCTTGAAACAGTAGAAGAAATTGAAAGGAAACATGGTCAGAACAATGATTCCTCTATTCAAATGCTAAAAGATTTCttggaagaggaaaatgaagaaatgagtCAGTATTTCTTACCACCAAAGTCCTTACTGCGCTATGCTTTCTTGTTAGACATTGTTAAGCCCACCTGCCGGAGATCCACATGCTTTACAAAAGG GTATGGACACTATGTAGAAGGGACAGGCTCAGTTCTGCAGACAGCAGTAGATGTACAG CTTGAATCAGTGTTTAAACGCATTGAGGAGTTACCAGAAGAAGAGAAGCTTATGAAATTGTCAACACTAAAACTGAGGTACTTTACCCCAAGAGAAATAGCAAATCTTCATGGATTCCCTCTGGAATTTG GCTTTCCTGACAAAATAACAATAAAGCAATGCTACCGTCTTCTGGGAAACAGCCTCAATGTACATGTAGTGGCAAAATTGATCTCCATTCTACTTGGATAA
- the TRDMT1 gene encoding tRNA (cytosine(38)-C(5))-methyltransferase isoform X7 has protein sequence MLNALQTGEWVSLLNASILISLIGLQGDVSDPRTKSFLYILDILPRLQKLPKYLLLENVKGFECSSARNELLRTLETCGFKYQEFLLSPTCAYGFCLQLGIPNSRLRYFLIAKLHQEPFSFQAPGQILTRFPDQDLEDLLKDKVTDKVGEVSSSLSAEEKNPDPNIGPDCRSKKSLPKGAFLFKLETVEEIERKHGQNNDSSIQMLKDFLEEENEEMSQYFLPPKSLLRYAFLLDIVKPTCRRSTCFTKGYGHYVEGTGSVLQTAVDVQLESVFKRIEELPEEEKLMKLSTLKLRYFTPREIANLHGFPLEFGFPDKITIKQCYRLLGNSLNVHVVAKLISILLG, from the exons ATGCTAAATGCTTTGCAGACTGGGGAGTGGGTTTCATTACTGAATGCTTCGATTTTAATCTCACT AATTGGCCTGCAAGGTGATGTATCTGATCCACGGACAAAGAGCTTTCTCTATATCCTTGATATTCTTCCAAG GCTCCAGAAGCTTCCAAAATACCTACTTTTAGAAAATGTTAAAGGATTTGAATGCTCTTCTGCGAG AAATGAACTTTTGCGAACACTAGAAACATGTGGATTTAAATATCAAGAATTTCTCTTGTCTCCAACCTGT GCTTACGGATTTTGCTTACAGCTTGGCATTCCCAATTCTAGGCTGCGATATTTTCTAATTGCAAAGCTTCACCAAGAACCATTTTCCTTTCAAGCTCCTGGTCAG ATATTGACAAGATTCCCAGATCAGGATCTAGAAGACTTACTCAAGGACAAAGTCACTGACAAAGTGGGTGAAGTTAGTTCTTCCTTATCTGCTGAAGAGAAGAATCCGGATCCAAACATTGGTCCTGATTGCAGAAGCAAGAAGAGTTTACCAAAAGGGGCCTTTCTTTTTAAGCTTGAAACAGTAGAAGAAATTGAAAGGAAACATGGTCAGAACAATGATTCCTCTATTCAAATGCTAAAAGATTTCttggaagaggaaaatgaagaaatgagtCAGTATTTCTTACCACCAAAGTCCTTACTGCGCTATGCTTTCTTGTTAGACATTGTTAAGCCCACCTGCCGGAGATCCACATGCTTTACAAAAGG GTATGGACACTATGTAGAAGGGACAGGCTCAGTTCTGCAGACAGCAGTAGATGTACAG CTTGAATCAGTGTTTAAACGCATTGAGGAGTTACCAGAAGAAGAGAAGCTTATGAAATTGTCAACACTAAAACTGAGGTACTTTACCCCAAGAGAAATAGCAAATCTTCATGGATTCCCTCTGGAATTTG GCTTTCCTGACAAAATAACAATAAAGCAATGCTACCGTCTTCTGGGAAACAGCCTCAATGTACATGTAGTGGCAAAATTGATCTCCATTCTACTTGGATAA
- the TRDMT1 gene encoding tRNA (cytosine(38)-C(5))-methyltransferase isoform X4: MLQNWLQSYSYGAQSCKMSQVRSRGLLDKTRMLNALQTGEWVSLLNASILISLIGLQGDVSDPRTKSFLYILDILPRLQKLPKYLLLENVKGFECSSARNELLRTLETCGFKYQEFLLSPTCAYGFCLQLGIPNSRLRYFLIAKLHQEPFSFQAPGQILTRFPDQDLEDLLKDKVTDKVGEVSSSLSAEEKNPDPNIGPDCRSKKSLPKGAFLFKLETVEEIERKHGQNNDSSIQMLKDFLEEENEEMSQYFLPPKSLLRYAFLLDIVKPTCRRSTCFTKGYGHYVEGTGSVLQTAVDVQLESVFKRIEELPEEEKLMKLSTLKLRYFTPREIANLHGFPLEFGFPDKITIKQCYRLLGNSLNVHVVAKLISILLG, translated from the exons ATGTTACAAAATTGGTTACAAAGTTATTCATATGGGGCTCAATCCTGCAAAATG agcCAAGTACGTTCAAGGGGTTTGCTGGACAAGACCAGAATGCTAAATGCTTTGCAGACTGGGGAGTGGGTTTCATTACTGAATGCTTCGATTTTAATCTCACT AATTGGCCTGCAAGGTGATGTATCTGATCCACGGACAAAGAGCTTTCTCTATATCCTTGATATTCTTCCAAG GCTCCAGAAGCTTCCAAAATACCTACTTTTAGAAAATGTTAAAGGATTTGAATGCTCTTCTGCGAG AAATGAACTTTTGCGAACACTAGAAACATGTGGATTTAAATATCAAGAATTTCTCTTGTCTCCAACCTGT GCTTACGGATTTTGCTTACAGCTTGGCATTCCCAATTCTAGGCTGCGATATTTTCTAATTGCAAAGCTTCACCAAGAACCATTTTCCTTTCAAGCTCCTGGTCAG ATATTGACAAGATTCCCAGATCAGGATCTAGAAGACTTACTCAAGGACAAAGTCACTGACAAAGTGGGTGAAGTTAGTTCTTCCTTATCTGCTGAAGAGAAGAATCCGGATCCAAACATTGGTCCTGATTGCAGAAGCAAGAAGAGTTTACCAAAAGGGGCCTTTCTTTTTAAGCTTGAAACAGTAGAAGAAATTGAAAGGAAACATGGTCAGAACAATGATTCCTCTATTCAAATGCTAAAAGATTTCttggaagaggaaaatgaagaaatgagtCAGTATTTCTTACCACCAAAGTCCTTACTGCGCTATGCTTTCTTGTTAGACATTGTTAAGCCCACCTGCCGGAGATCCACATGCTTTACAAAAGG GTATGGACACTATGTAGAAGGGACAGGCTCAGTTCTGCAGACAGCAGTAGATGTACAG CTTGAATCAGTGTTTAAACGCATTGAGGAGTTACCAGAAGAAGAGAAGCTTATGAAATTGTCAACACTAAAACTGAGGTACTTTACCCCAAGAGAAATAGCAAATCTTCATGGATTCCCTCTGGAATTTG GCTTTCCTGACAAAATAACAATAAAGCAATGCTACCGTCTTCTGGGAAACAGCCTCAATGTACATGTAGTGGCAAAATTGATCTCCATTCTACTTGGATAA
- the TRDMT1 gene encoding tRNA (cytosine(38)-C(5))-methyltransferase isoform X9 encodes MKFISTTFPARHYGQRQLRIGLQGDVSDPRTKSFLYILDILPRLQKLPKYLLLENVKGFECSSARNELLRTLETCGFKYQEFLLSPTCLGIPNSRLRYFLIAKLHQEPFSFQAPGQILTRFPDQDLEDLLKDKVTDKVGEVSSSLSAEEKNPDPNIGPDCRSKKSLPKGAFLFKLETVEEIERKHGQNNDSSIQMLKDFLEEENEEMSQYFLPPKSLLRYAFLLDIVKPTCRRSTCFTKGYGHYVEGTGSVLQTAVDVQLESVFKRIEELPEEEKLMKLSTLKLRYFTPREIANLHGFPLEFGFPDKITIKQCYRLLGNSLNVHVVAKLISILLG; translated from the exons ATGAAGTTTATAAGCACAACTTTCCCAGCACGCCATTATGGGCAAAGACAATTGAG AATTGGCCTGCAAGGTGATGTATCTGATCCACGGACAAAGAGCTTTCTCTATATCCTTGATATTCTTCCAAG GCTCCAGAAGCTTCCAAAATACCTACTTTTAGAAAATGTTAAAGGATTTGAATGCTCTTCTGCGAG AAATGAACTTTTGCGAACACTAGAAACATGTGGATTTAAATATCAAGAATTTCTCTTGTCTCCAACCTGT CTTGGCATTCCCAATTCTAGGCTGCGATATTTTCTAATTGCAAAGCTTCACCAAGAACCATTTTCCTTTCAAGCTCCTGGTCAG ATATTGACAAGATTCCCAGATCAGGATCTAGAAGACTTACTCAAGGACAAAGTCACTGACAAAGTGGGTGAAGTTAGTTCTTCCTTATCTGCTGAAGAGAAGAATCCGGATCCAAACATTGGTCCTGATTGCAGAAGCAAGAAGAGTTTACCAAAAGGGGCCTTTCTTTTTAAGCTTGAAACAGTAGAAGAAATTGAAAGGAAACATGGTCAGAACAATGATTCCTCTATTCAAATGCTAAAAGATTTCttggaagaggaaaatgaagaaatgagtCAGTATTTCTTACCACCAAAGTCCTTACTGCGCTATGCTTTCTTGTTAGACATTGTTAAGCCCACCTGCCGGAGATCCACATGCTTTACAAAAGG GTATGGACACTATGTAGAAGGGACAGGCTCAGTTCTGCAGACAGCAGTAGATGTACAG CTTGAATCAGTGTTTAAACGCATTGAGGAGTTACCAGAAGAAGAGAAGCTTATGAAATTGTCAACACTAAAACTGAGGTACTTTACCCCAAGAGAAATAGCAAATCTTCATGGATTCCCTCTGGAATTTG GCTTTCCTGACAAAATAACAATAAAGCAATGCTACCGTCTTCTGGGAAACAGCCTCAATGTACATGTAGTGGCAAAATTGATCTCCATTCTACTTGGATAA
- the TRDMT1 gene encoding tRNA (cytosine(38)-C(5))-methyltransferase isoform X2: MAPLRVLELYSGIGGMHQALKESCTSAEVVVAVDVNTLANEVYKHNFPSTPLWAKTIEGITLKEFDRLSFDMILMSPPCQPFTRLQKLPKYLLLENVKGFECSSARNELLRTLETCGFKYQEFLLSPTCAYGFCLQLGIPNSRLRYFLIAKLHQEPFSFQAPGQILTRFPDQDLEDLLKDKVTDKVGEVSSSLSAEEKNPDPNIGPDCRSKKSLPKGAFLFKLETVEEIERKHGQNNDSSIQMLKDFLEEENEEMSQYFLPPKSLLRYAFLLDIVKPTCRRSTCFTKGYGHYVEGTGSVLQTAVDVQLESVFKRIEELPEEEKLMKLSTLKLRYFTPREIANLHGFPLEFGFPDKITIKQCYRLLGNSLNVHVVAKLISILLG, encoded by the exons ATGGCGCCGCTGCGGGTGCTGGAGCTCTACAGTGGCATCGGGGGGATGCACCAGGCCCTGAAAG aaagctGCACATCTGCAGAagttgttgttgctgttgatgTGAACACTCTTGCCAATGAAGTTTATAAGCACAACTTTCCCAGCACGCCATTATGGGCAAAGACAATTGAG gGCATAACACTGAAAGAATTTGACAGATTATCTTTTGATATGATTTTGATGAGTCCTCCCTGTCAGCCATTTACAAG GCTCCAGAAGCTTCCAAAATACCTACTTTTAGAAAATGTTAAAGGATTTGAATGCTCTTCTGCGAG AAATGAACTTTTGCGAACACTAGAAACATGTGGATTTAAATATCAAGAATTTCTCTTGTCTCCAACCTGT GCTTACGGATTTTGCTTACAGCTTGGCATTCCCAATTCTAGGCTGCGATATTTTCTAATTGCAAAGCTTCACCAAGAACCATTTTCCTTTCAAGCTCCTGGTCAG ATATTGACAAGATTCCCAGATCAGGATCTAGAAGACTTACTCAAGGACAAAGTCACTGACAAAGTGGGTGAAGTTAGTTCTTCCTTATCTGCTGAAGAGAAGAATCCGGATCCAAACATTGGTCCTGATTGCAGAAGCAAGAAGAGTTTACCAAAAGGGGCCTTTCTTTTTAAGCTTGAAACAGTAGAAGAAATTGAAAGGAAACATGGTCAGAACAATGATTCCTCTATTCAAATGCTAAAAGATTTCttggaagaggaaaatgaagaaatgagtCAGTATTTCTTACCACCAAAGTCCTTACTGCGCTATGCTTTCTTGTTAGACATTGTTAAGCCCACCTGCCGGAGATCCACATGCTTTACAAAAGG GTATGGACACTATGTAGAAGGGACAGGCTCAGTTCTGCAGACAGCAGTAGATGTACAG CTTGAATCAGTGTTTAAACGCATTGAGGAGTTACCAGAAGAAGAGAAGCTTATGAAATTGTCAACACTAAAACTGAGGTACTTTACCCCAAGAGAAATAGCAAATCTTCATGGATTCCCTCTGGAATTTG GCTTTCCTGACAAAATAACAATAAAGCAATGCTACCGTCTTCTGGGAAACAGCCTCAATGTACATGTAGTGGCAAAATTGATCTCCATTCTACTTGGATAA
- the TRDMT1 gene encoding tRNA (cytosine(38)-C(5))-methyltransferase isoform X3, which yields MAPLRVLELYSGIGGMHQALKESCTSAEVVVAVDVNTLANEVYKHNFPSTPLWAKTIEGITLKEFDRLSFDMILMSPPCQPFTRLQKLPKYLLLENVKGFECSSARNELLRTLETCGFKYQEFLLSPTCLGIPNSRLRYFLIAKLHQEPFSFQAPGQILTRFPDQDLEDLLKDKVTDKVGEVSSSLSAEEKNPDPNIGPDCRSKKSLPKGAFLFKLETVEEIERKHGQNNDSSIQMLKDFLEEENEEMSQYFLPPKSLLRYAFLLDIVKPTCRRSTCFTKGYGHYVEGTGSVLQTAVDVQLESVFKRIEELPEEEKLMKLSTLKLRYFTPREIANLHGFPLEFGFPDKITIKQCYRLLGNSLNVHVVAKLISILLG from the exons ATGGCGCCGCTGCGGGTGCTGGAGCTCTACAGTGGCATCGGGGGGATGCACCAGGCCCTGAAAG aaagctGCACATCTGCAGAagttgttgttgctgttgatgTGAACACTCTTGCCAATGAAGTTTATAAGCACAACTTTCCCAGCACGCCATTATGGGCAAAGACAATTGAG gGCATAACACTGAAAGAATTTGACAGATTATCTTTTGATATGATTTTGATGAGTCCTCCCTGTCAGCCATTTACAAG GCTCCAGAAGCTTCCAAAATACCTACTTTTAGAAAATGTTAAAGGATTTGAATGCTCTTCTGCGAG AAATGAACTTTTGCGAACACTAGAAACATGTGGATTTAAATATCAAGAATTTCTCTTGTCTCCAACCTGT CTTGGCATTCCCAATTCTAGGCTGCGATATTTTCTAATTGCAAAGCTTCACCAAGAACCATTTTCCTTTCAAGCTCCTGGTCAG ATATTGACAAGATTCCCAGATCAGGATCTAGAAGACTTACTCAAGGACAAAGTCACTGACAAAGTGGGTGAAGTTAGTTCTTCCTTATCTGCTGAAGAGAAGAATCCGGATCCAAACATTGGTCCTGATTGCAGAAGCAAGAAGAGTTTACCAAAAGGGGCCTTTCTTTTTAAGCTTGAAACAGTAGAAGAAATTGAAAGGAAACATGGTCAGAACAATGATTCCTCTATTCAAATGCTAAAAGATTTCttggaagaggaaaatgaagaaatgagtCAGTATTTCTTACCACCAAAGTCCTTACTGCGCTATGCTTTCTTGTTAGACATTGTTAAGCCCACCTGCCGGAGATCCACATGCTTTACAAAAGG GTATGGACACTATGTAGAAGGGACAGGCTCAGTTCTGCAGACAGCAGTAGATGTACAG CTTGAATCAGTGTTTAAACGCATTGAGGAGTTACCAGAAGAAGAGAAGCTTATGAAATTGTCAACACTAAAACTGAGGTACTTTACCCCAAGAGAAATAGCAAATCTTCATGGATTCCCTCTGGAATTTG GCTTTCCTGACAAAATAACAATAAAGCAATGCTACCGTCTTCTGGGAAACAGCCTCAATGTACATGTAGTGGCAAAATTGATCTCCATTCTACTTGGATAA